In Cyanobium sp. AMD-g, one genomic interval encodes:
- a CDS encoding type II toxin-antitoxin system VapC family toxin, with amino-acid sequence MSQSSSTDDAYLLDSHVLALLQDPASRLWVSSTTVWELSIKHHSGKLPEVADAHALRAGAFLQPHRDPFDRMLAAQAEIEQLVLLTADPALLAFPCRTFW; translated from the coding sequence ATGAGCCAGAGCAGCAGCACCGATGACGCCTACCTGCTCGACAGCCACGTGCTGGCGCTTCTGCAAGATCCGGCGTCCCGCCTCTGGGTGAGCTCCACCACGGTCTGGGAGCTGAGCATCAAACACCACAGTGGCAAGTTGCCGGAGGTGGCAGACGCCCATGCGCTGCGAGCCGGGGCCTTCCTTCAACCGCACAGAGATCCATTTGACCGGATGCTGGCAGCCCAGGCCGAGATCGAGCAGCTGGTGCTGCTCACGGCCGATCCCGCCCTGCTGGCCTTCCCCTGCCGCACGTTCTGGTAA
- a CDS encoding type II toxin-antitoxin system Phd/YefM family antitoxin, translated as MDAPSPPRLVNVHEAKTQLSRLIDAAHDGETIVVAKAGKPWARLMPLEPTPPPRLPGRLRSGTPLADPEGLLRPLDDDDLALWDGGALRP; from the coding sequence ATGGACGCACCATCTCCGCCACGGCTGGTCAACGTCCATGAAGCCAAGACTCAGCTGTCGCGCTTGATCGATGCCGCCCATGACGGTGAAACGATCGTGGTGGCCAAGGCCGGCAAGCCCTGGGCGCGGTTGATGCCCTTGGAGCCCACGCCGCCGCCGCGCCTCCCCGGTCGGCTGCGCAGCGGCACTCCGCTGGCCGATCCCGAGGGGCTGTTGCGGCCCCTCGATGACGACGACCTGGCCCTTTGGGATGGCGGGGCGCTGCGGCCCTGA
- a CDS encoding dual specificity protein phosphatase family protein produces MPPDPKGPTRFRIDWVLHGELALGPAPRRPEHLSQLEAQGIGAVLSLCSSEEWPLLAGLEQRFLWHRHPLPDHRSGRDPSLEELEAALALAIQMRQQRGPLFVHCIAAMERSPLLCLAWLKRRRRLSRLQALDYLMQVHPGTMPLPGQLSLLDQLSQ; encoded by the coding sequence ATGCCACCTGACCCCAAGGGGCCCACCCGCTTCCGCATCGACTGGGTGCTCCATGGCGAACTGGCCCTGGGGCCCGCCCCCCGCCGCCCCGAGCACCTCAGCCAGCTCGAAGCCCAGGGCATCGGCGCCGTGCTGAGCCTCTGCAGCAGCGAGGAATGGCCCCTGCTGGCGGGCCTCGAGCAGCGCTTCCTCTGGCACCGCCACCCCCTGCCCGATCACCGCAGCGGCCGTGACCCCTCCCTTGAGGAGCTGGAGGCCGCCCTGGCGCTGGCGATCCAGATGCGGCAGCAGCGCGGCCCCCTGTTCGTGCACTGCATCGCCGCGATGGAGCGCTCGCCCCTGCTCTGCCTGGCCTGGCTGAAGCGTCGCCGCCGCCTCAGCCGCCTCCAGGCCCTCGATTACCTCATGCAGGTGCACCCCGGCACCATGCCCCTGCCCGGCCAGCTCAGCCTGCTGGATCAGTTGTCCCAGTAA
- a CDS encoding SLBB domain-containing protein — MPQEDAYILGPGDGLELRFLNLSTRLDRSGPIQIISDGTATVPYIGIVRLSGLTLAQASFWLQALYRKQLLRSDLDLQLVRPRPIQVSLVGEVERAGVYTLSTQEVSKGLAEVSITGLPTLVSAIQKAGGVTGEANLREVVLRRRLPGDQVRYRRAKVDLLTLIQEGDQVQNPILFDGDIVMIPRATEPVIELGELSSTVIAPPEITVNVIGEVVRPGPVTVKPNTPLVQAVLAAGGSVVQRAKTDRVDLIRINRNGTLTRMAVPLNLGAPASPLLNPPLRDGDVVVVFRSNYARLTDAVDAVGRPLTGIASVLTLLRLADNNNNNN, encoded by the coding sequence GTGCCCCAGGAAGATGCCTACATCCTCGGGCCCGGCGATGGCCTCGAGCTGCGCTTCCTCAACCTCAGCACCCGCCTGGATCGCTCCGGTCCGATCCAGATCATCAGCGACGGCACCGCCACCGTTCCCTACATCGGCATCGTCCGCCTCAGCGGCCTCACCCTGGCCCAGGCCTCCTTCTGGTTGCAGGCGCTCTACCGCAAGCAATTGCTCCGTTCCGACCTCGACCTGCAGCTGGTGCGCCCCCGTCCCATCCAGGTGTCCCTGGTGGGTGAGGTGGAACGCGCTGGCGTCTACACCCTCAGCACCCAGGAAGTCTCCAAGGGCCTGGCCGAGGTCTCGATCACCGGCCTGCCCACCCTCGTCAGTGCCATCCAGAAGGCCGGTGGTGTCACTGGTGAAGCCAACCTCCGTGAGGTGGTGCTGCGCCGCCGCCTCCCCGGCGACCAGGTGCGCTACCGCCGCGCCAAGGTTGACCTGCTCACCCTCATTCAGGAGGGCGACCAGGTGCAGAACCCGATCCTCTTCGATGGCGACATCGTCATGATTCCCCGCGCCACCGAGCCGGTGATCGAGCTGGGCGAACTCTCCTCCACGGTCATCGCCCCACCGGAAATCACCGTGAACGTGATCGGTGAGGTGGTGCGGCCCGGTCCCGTGACGGTGAAGCCCAACACCCCGCTGGTGCAGGCGGTGCTGGCGGCCGGTGGCAGCGTCGTGCAGCGCGCCAAGACCGACCGGGTTGACCTGATCCGCATCAACCGCAACGGCACCCTCACCCGCATGGCCGTGCCCCTCAACCTCGGTGCCCCCGCCTCCCCCCTGCTCAACCCGCCCCTGCGCGATGGCGATGTGGTGGTGGTCTTTCGCAGCAACTATGCTCGGCTCACCGATGCCGTCGATGCCGTAGGCCGCCCGCTCACCGGCATCGCCAGCGTCCTCACCCTGCTGCGGCTCGCCGACAACAACAACAACAACAACTGA
- a CDS encoding polysaccharide biosynthesis tyrosine autokinase — translation MATPAGFVVAEYQGGEEKEGSNFDVGDLLRVFRRRQKPFLITLALITAVMAARTLQERYLHPVYAGNFTLLISDPVNEPNETSGSGDAGALASLARNSSSVDLPTLMQVLQSPSVLDPVFEALKKEGVAANALPSISVGMTKEVSQEAGPSFGVVAVQARGPDPQALKRGLELTEKAYLAWATSQRQERLSDGVRFLEQQEPRLRSNSERLQLNLQRFREANTLIQPSEEAVALRTQLEQLQQRRLAQQGERRRLNELRADVANGRLAARGFRINEEGGSQGGTGAGASASGGGSVSANLPGQSQLDELQRLEQEIAEAEANFQPGSPVLVSLKASRALLLPRIQEKQMQAVDAALRQNGNAINTTQVQIGRLERQFQSQPEVLRQFESLQKRLQIADGNLESYLRAREQFQLEIAQRSSPWKVISASQVSGVPVEPSLGRGLLNGLMLGLLGGVAVAFLRERLDHVFHSPMEVREELNMPLLGHMPYVAFFDGVRREKRFLISELDQQNSGDAGYQRFFYQESLRNLYTSLRFLSTDKPLRSVAITSTMPAEGKSLLNVLLAKTLCELGQRVLLVDGDLRKPQIHHRLGLDNLRGLSNLLTEEAADWREVVQAVPNYPGWSVLTAGLLPPDPPRLLGSERMDQIVRTLADSGEFDLILYDTPPALGLADAALIAQHLDGIILLVSLNRVDRGLPAQALERIREAGAPLLGVVTNARRKSNEKEPGYGYGYGSYGMGTAYGYYSGASESPIASSSRSPLPRAKRGLKKLGRWLDR, via the coding sequence GTGGCGACGCCGGCAGGATTTGTGGTGGCGGAGTATCAAGGCGGCGAGGAAAAAGAGGGCAGCAACTTCGATGTGGGGGATCTGCTGCGAGTGTTCCGGCGGCGGCAGAAGCCGTTTCTGATCACCCTGGCGCTTATCACGGCGGTGATGGCGGCGCGCACCCTGCAGGAGCGCTATCTGCATCCGGTGTACGCAGGCAATTTCACACTGCTGATTTCCGATCCGGTCAACGAACCGAACGAAACCTCTGGTAGTGGGGATGCTGGGGCCCTCGCCTCACTGGCACGCAACAGCTCATCGGTGGATCTGCCCACCCTGATGCAGGTGCTGCAGAGCCCGTCAGTGCTTGATCCGGTGTTCGAGGCGCTGAAGAAGGAGGGGGTGGCTGCGAACGCCCTGCCCAGCATCAGCGTGGGGATGACGAAAGAGGTGAGCCAGGAGGCGGGGCCCTCCTTTGGGGTGGTGGCGGTCCAGGCCAGGGGCCCGGATCCCCAAGCGCTGAAGCGGGGCCTGGAGCTCACGGAGAAGGCCTATCTGGCCTGGGCCACCAGCCAGCGCCAGGAACGGCTGAGCGATGGGGTGCGCTTTCTGGAGCAGCAGGAACCGCGGCTGCGCAGCAACAGTGAACGGCTGCAGCTGAACCTGCAGCGCTTCCGGGAAGCCAACACGCTGATCCAACCCAGCGAGGAGGCCGTGGCCCTGCGGACCCAGCTTGAGCAGCTGCAGCAACGGCGGCTGGCGCAGCAGGGGGAGCGGCGCAGGCTGAATGAGCTCCGGGCCGACGTAGCCAACGGCCGACTGGCGGCCAGGGGGTTCCGCATCAATGAAGAGGGGGGCAGCCAGGGTGGGACTGGAGCTGGTGCCTCGGCCTCCGGGGGCGGTTCGGTGTCGGCCAACCTGCCGGGCCAGTCGCAGCTGGATGAACTGCAGCGACTGGAGCAGGAGATCGCCGAGGCGGAGGCCAACTTCCAACCCGGCTCGCCGGTGCTGGTGTCGTTGAAGGCGTCGCGGGCGTTGCTGCTGCCGCGGATCCAGGAGAAACAGATGCAGGCCGTGGATGCGGCCCTGCGCCAGAACGGCAATGCGATCAACACCACCCAGGTCCAGATCGGCCGTCTGGAGCGGCAGTTCCAGAGCCAACCGGAAGTGCTGCGGCAGTTCGAGAGCCTCCAGAAACGCCTGCAGATCGCCGATGGCAATCTGGAGAGCTATCTGCGGGCCCGGGAGCAATTTCAGCTGGAGATCGCCCAGCGCAGCTCCCCCTGGAAGGTGATCTCCGCCTCCCAGGTGAGTGGTGTGCCGGTGGAACCCTCCCTGGGCAGGGGACTTCTCAATGGCCTGATGTTGGGCCTGCTCGGTGGCGTCGCCGTTGCCTTCCTGCGCGAGAGGCTCGACCACGTGTTCCACAGCCCCATGGAGGTGCGGGAAGAACTGAACATGCCGCTTCTCGGCCACATGCCCTACGTGGCGTTCTTCGATGGGGTGCGGCGCGAGAAGCGCTTCCTGATCAGCGAGCTCGACCAGCAGAACTCCGGGGATGCGGGCTACCAGCGCTTCTTCTACCAGGAATCGCTGCGCAACCTGTACACGAGCCTGCGCTTTCTGAGCACCGACAAGCCGCTGCGCTCGGTGGCGATCACCAGCACGATGCCCGCGGAGGGCAAGAGCCTGCTGAACGTGCTGCTGGCCAAAACCCTCTGCGAACTGGGCCAGCGGGTGCTGCTGGTGGATGGCGACCTGCGCAAACCGCAGATCCACCACCGCCTGGGGCTCGACAACCTGCGCGGGCTGAGCAACCTGCTCACCGAGGAGGCCGCCGACTGGCGGGAGGTGGTGCAGGCGGTGCCCAACTACCCCGGCTGGAGCGTGCTCACGGCGGGCCTGCTGCCGCCCGATCCGCCGCGGCTGCTGGGCTCGGAGCGCATGGACCAGATCGTGCGGACTCTTGCCGACAGCGGCGAGTTCGATCTGATCCTTTACGACACGCCACCGGCCCTGGGCCTGGCCGATGCGGCGCTGATCGCCCAGCATCTCGATGGCATCATCCTGCTGGTGAGCCTGAACAGGGTGGATCGGGGGCTGCCGGCCCAGGCGCTGGAGCGGATCCGGGAAGCGGGGGCGCCGCTGCTGGGGGTGGTGACCAACGCCCGCCGCAAGAGCAACGAGAAGGAGCCTGGGTACGGCTACGGCTACGGCAGCTACGGCATGGGCACGGCCTACGGGTACTACAGCGGTGCGTCCGAAAGCCCGATCGCGTCGTCCAGCCGCTCACCGCTGCCGCGCGCCAAGCGGGGGCTGAAGAAACTGGGACGCTGGCTGGATCGCTAA
- a CDS encoding undecaprenyl-phosphate glucose phosphotransferase, with amino-acid sequence MVTIPPPIRFPWGGFLRDHARDLHRLMRWADPLLVMGLFWLLVCRHLPESVDGERGFARTIVVGLCTALILPHGKLYQSYRQVTLVALMRRLSTSWLLVLGALLTLAFLTKLSTFYSRLDVTVWALLSWGVLFLLHVGGRKLLRWHRAHGGNARSILYWGLPEAAIEFHKRLQANPYLGLRMAAWFSPQPPGPDQPLPTGMPPCGGHLPDLRSYLNSHNVDQIVFSYLSRSDLSMQDLIRFFGDTCIPVVYAPTWVAPGMNFKAQHVGGQPCIDLWQPLDSILDRQLKRTFDVAVAGTAVVVLSPLLLLIALAIRLTSPGPALFLQDRYGLDGSRFRIYKFRTMRVLEPGDQKGLRQATRDDPRITPVGAVLRRWSLDELPQFFNVLQGHMSLVGPRPHAVDHNEQYRQLIPGYMQRHLFKPGITGLAQVNGFRGETASLEAMARRVAADLDYQRDWSLASDIKILLKTLLQIRSPNAY; translated from the coding sequence ATGGTCACGATACCTCCACCGATTCGATTCCCCTGGGGTGGTTTTCTTCGCGACCACGCCCGCGACCTGCATCGGTTAATGCGCTGGGCCGATCCCCTGCTGGTGATGGGGTTGTTCTGGCTGCTGGTGTGCCGCCATCTCCCCGAATCGGTCGACGGCGAGCGGGGATTCGCGCGCACGATCGTGGTGGGGCTCTGCACCGCCCTGATCCTTCCCCACGGCAAGCTCTACCAGAGTTACCGGCAGGTCACCCTGGTGGCGCTGATGCGCCGCCTCTCCACCAGCTGGCTGTTGGTGCTCGGGGCACTGCTCACCCTGGCCTTCCTCACCAAGCTCTCGACGTTTTATTCACGCCTGGATGTCACCGTCTGGGCCCTCCTCAGCTGGGGCGTGCTGTTCCTGCTGCATGTGGGCGGCCGCAAACTGCTGCGCTGGCATCGCGCCCACGGGGGCAATGCCCGCTCCATTCTGTACTGGGGCCTGCCGGAGGCCGCCATTGAGTTCCACAAGCGGCTCCAGGCCAATCCCTACCTGGGCCTGCGCATGGCCGCCTGGTTCAGCCCCCAGCCGCCCGGCCCCGACCAGCCCCTCCCCACCGGCATGCCGCCCTGCGGCGGCCATCTGCCCGATCTGCGTAGTTACCTGAACAGCCATAACGTTGACCAGATCGTCTTCAGCTACCTGTCCCGCAGCGACCTCTCGATGCAGGACCTGATTCGCTTCTTCGGCGACACCTGCATTCCGGTGGTGTACGCCCCCACCTGGGTGGCCCCCGGCATGAACTTCAAGGCCCAGCATGTGGGCGGCCAGCCCTGCATCGATCTCTGGCAGCCGCTCGATTCGATCCTCGATCGCCAGCTCAAGCGCACGTTTGATGTGGCCGTCGCCGGCACCGCCGTGGTGGTGCTCAGCCCCCTGCTGCTGCTGATTGCCCTGGCCATTCGCCTCACCAGCCCCGGGCCGGCCCTGTTCCTCCAGGATCGCTACGGCCTCGACGGCAGCCGCTTCCGCATCTACAAGTTCCGCACCATGCGGGTGCTGGAGCCCGGCGACCAGAAGGGGCTGCGCCAGGCCACCCGCGACGATCCGCGCATCACCCCGGTGGGGGCCGTGCTGCGTCGCTGGAGCCTCGATGAACTGCCCCAGTTCTTCAACGTGCTGCAGGGCCACATGAGCCTGGTGGGCCCCCGCCCCCATGCGGTGGATCACAACGAGCAATACCGCCAGCTGATTCCCGGCTACATGCAGCGCCACCTCTTCAAGCCAGGCATCACCGGCCTGGCCCAGGTGAATGGCTTCCGCGGCGAAACCGCCAGCCTTGAGGCCATGGCCCGTCGCGTCGCGGCCGATCTCGACTATCAGCGCGACTGGTCGCTCGCCAGCGACATCAAGATCCTGCTCAAGACCCTGCTGCAGATCCGCTCTCCCAATGCCTACTAA
- a CDS encoding glycosyltransferase WbuB yields MLLYGLNYAPETVGIGKFSGDMATWLAARGHQVRVITAPPYFPQWRAQGNRYRRAHSEGVRVWRCPLWVPIQPTGPTRLLHLASFAVSSLPVLLAHRRWRPDVVLTVAPAFFCAPGALLLGWLCGGRTRTWLHIQDFELDAAFELGMLKGTLLRRLAEAWERGTLAGFDRVSTISGAMRRRVVAKGVADHRAVLLPNWVDLEAIQPQGEERRAANPYRRELGIGAEAMVLLYSGSMNRKQGLDILVEVIQQLADLPHMVWLLAGEGPNKAELAAAMAGLPQVRFLGLQPLERLNDWLNLADVHLLPQRAAAADLVLPSKLLGILASGRPVVASSGAGTELGQMAEQAGLRVEPGDGAGFAAAIRRLVGDQPLRQQRGRAARQLVEQRFGQEAVLQQLERELHR; encoded by the coding sequence ATGTTGCTCTACGGGCTGAACTATGCCCCGGAAACTGTAGGAATCGGCAAGTTCAGTGGGGATATGGCCACCTGGCTGGCGGCGCGGGGCCACCAGGTGCGGGTGATCACGGCGCCGCCCTACTTCCCGCAGTGGCGGGCCCAGGGCAACCGCTACCGGCGCGCCCACAGCGAGGGCGTGCGGGTGTGGCGCTGCCCGTTGTGGGTGCCGATCCAGCCCACGGGGCCGACCCGGTTGCTGCACCTGGCCAGCTTCGCGGTGAGCAGCCTGCCGGTGCTGCTGGCCCATCGGCGCTGGCGGCCGGATGTGGTCCTGACGGTGGCGCCGGCGTTCTTCTGCGCGCCGGGGGCGCTGCTGCTGGGGTGGCTGTGCGGCGGGCGCACCCGCACCTGGCTGCACATCCAGGATTTCGAGCTGGATGCGGCCTTCGAGCTGGGGATGCTGAAGGGGACGCTGCTGCGCCGCCTGGCGGAGGCCTGGGAGCGCGGCACCCTGGCGGGCTTTGATCGGGTCAGCACGATCAGCGGGGCGATGCGGCGTCGGGTGGTGGCGAAGGGGGTGGCCGACCACCGGGCCGTGCTGCTGCCGAACTGGGTGGACCTCGAGGCCATCCAACCCCAGGGCGAGGAGCGGCGCGCCGCCAACCCCTACCGCCGGGAGCTGGGGATCGGCGCCGAAGCGATGGTGCTGCTGTATTCGGGCTCGATGAACCGCAAGCAGGGGCTCGACATCCTGGTGGAGGTGATCCAGCAGCTGGCCGATCTGCCCCATATGGTCTGGCTGCTGGCCGGCGAGGGGCCCAACAAGGCGGAACTGGCGGCGGCGATGGCGGGCCTGCCCCAGGTGCGCTTTCTGGGGTTGCAGCCGCTGGAGCGGCTGAACGACTGGCTCAACCTGGCGGATGTGCACCTGCTGCCGCAGCGGGCGGCGGCGGCCGATCTGGTGCTGCCCTCGAAGCTGCTGGGGATCCTGGCCAGTGGCCGGCCGGTGGTGGCCAGCTCGGGGGCGGGCACGGAGCTGGGGCAGATGGCCGAGCAGGCCGGGCTGCGGGTGGAGCCCGGCGATGGGGCCGGCTTCGCGGCGGCGATCCGCCGACTGGTGGGGGATCAGCCGCTGCGGCAGCAACGGGGCCGGGCCGCGCGGCAGCTGGTGGAGCAGCGCTTCGGGCAGGAGGCGGTGCTACAGCAGCTGGAGCGGGAACTGCATCGGTGA
- a CDS encoding NUDIX hydrolase codes for MRWLKRLITRLRLYWLAARLYETWQLVAKPHNHGALVAIWHQGRLLLVQASYRHGLGLPGGGLERGETAQQAAVRELGEELGLRVTPDALLDPWQITEISARGKNSVTIFTLRAAREPAIRLDGLELVASQWLTREEALTRPLVSHVREYLIQTG; via the coding sequence GTGAGGTGGCTGAAACGGCTGATCACCCGTCTGCGCCTCTACTGGCTGGCAGCGCGGCTTTATGAAACCTGGCAACTGGTGGCCAAGCCCCACAACCACGGCGCCCTGGTGGCGATCTGGCACCAGGGGCGGCTGCTGCTGGTGCAGGCCAGCTACCGCCACGGCCTGGGGCTGCCGGGAGGGGGGCTGGAGCGAGGCGAAACGGCGCAGCAGGCGGCGGTGCGGGAGCTGGGCGAAGAGCTGGGGCTAAGGGTGACGCCAGACGCGCTGTTGGATCCCTGGCAGATCACCGAAATCTCGGCGCGGGGCAAGAACAGCGTGACGATCTTCACGCTGCGGGCGGCGCGGGAGCCGGCGATCCGCCTCGACGGCCTGGAGCTCGTGGCCAGCCAGTGGCTGACGCGGGAGGAGGCGCTGACGCGACCCCTCGTCAGCCATGTGCGGGAGTATCTGATTCAGACCGGCTGA
- a CDS encoding GNAT family N-acetyltransferase — MFDEQLLDPKRHNRSAFACGEPMLDTFLQRNAHQNMRRGISQTWVLVPAAQPSTIAGYYSLAPAQVGLSNLQPADARPLPPYPIPCFRMGRLARDLRWHGEGIGALLVGLAVERCLQARRSVGGYALIVDALGDNAKIFYLRYGFRPYVDTPNSLYLPLGA, encoded by the coding sequence GTGTTTGACGAGCAGCTGCTCGATCCCAAACGTCACAACCGCTCAGCCTTTGCCTGCGGTGAACCGATGTTGGATACCTTTTTGCAGCGAAACGCCCACCAGAACATGCGCCGAGGCATCAGCCAGACCTGGGTGCTGGTGCCGGCCGCCCAACCCAGCACGATCGCCGGTTACTACTCCCTGGCTCCAGCACAGGTCGGCCTCTCCAACCTCCAGCCCGCTGATGCCCGTCCCCTCCCTCCCTATCCCATCCCTTGCTTTCGGATGGGTCGCCTCGCTCGTGACCTGCGTTGGCATGGAGAAGGCATCGGTGCTCTTCTCGTCGGCCTTGCCGTCGAGCGTTGCTTGCAAGCCCGCCGTTCGGTCGGTGGCTACGCCCTGATCGTCGACGCCCTGGGCGACAACGCCAAGATTTTCTACCTGCGCTACGGATTTCGGCCCTACGTCGACACCCCAAACAGCCTCTACCTGCCGCTGGGAGCGTGA
- a CDS encoding DUF1778 domain-containing protein — MTTTDRLDLKLSSTDKQLLQQAAAIEGISVAAFVRCAAKQRAAEAIQLNRALSLSSRDYEAFHAALAEPFRPNEAMSHALTQVGARVQRV, encoded by the coding sequence ATGACCACCACCGATCGCCTCGATCTCAAGCTTTCCAGCACCGACAAGCAGCTCCTTCAGCAGGCAGCCGCCATTGAAGGCATCTCGGTAGCTGCATTCGTTCGTTGTGCCGCCAAACAGCGCGCCGCTGAGGCGATCCAGCTCAATCGGGCTCTGTCCCTCTCCAGTCGCGACTACGAAGCGTTCCACGCGGCGCTCGCCGAGCCGTTCCGCCCCAACGAGGCCATGTCCCATGCCTTGACCCAGGTCGGAGCGCGCGTCCAGCGTGTTTGA
- a CDS encoding YdcF family protein yields the protein MAWFSLRDSLLHLVTTPVLLLPLIAALALALCAAAGLRWPVTALLSGLVVALVSFVYSPLTTAALTAWLSSQLPQPPPPVPGPALAVLVGRSPEIAAASTALAARLLQQGRIQAIYVSGDGPATAQRLLDLGVPPQRIAGDSCARTTWENAGLTSTWIRAHHNAAELPAILLITDPWQLPRASRAFQRQQLPVTPIPAVPVLPPLQSNRLALRESAATVLYGLQGRM from the coding sequence ATGGCCTGGTTCTCCCTGCGGGACAGCTTGCTCCACCTGGTCACCACCCCCGTCCTGTTGTTGCCCCTGATCGCGGCGCTGGCCCTGGCGCTTTGCGCCGCCGCCGGCCTGCGCTGGCCCGTCACCGCCCTGCTCAGTGGCCTGGTCGTGGCGTTGGTGTCATTCGTCTACAGCCCCCTCACCACCGCAGCGCTCACCGCCTGGCTCAGCAGCCAGCTGCCCCAGCCGCCGCCCCCAGTCCCCGGCCCGGCCCTGGCCGTGCTCGTGGGCCGCAGCCCCGAGATCGCGGCGGCCTCCACCGCGCTGGCCGCCCGCCTGCTGCAGCAGGGCCGCATCCAGGCGATCTACGTGTCTGGAGATGGGCCGGCCACCGCCCAGCGGCTACTTGATCTGGGGGTCCCGCCCCAGCGCATCGCCGGCGACAGCTGCGCCCGCACCACCTGGGAGAACGCCGGCCTCACCAGCACCTGGATCCGTGCGCACCACAACGCCGCCGAGCTGCCAGCGATCCTGCTGATCACCGACCCCTGGCAGCTGCCCCGCGCCAGCCGCGCCTTCCAGCGCCAGCAGCTTCCCGTCACCCCCATCCCCGCCGTCCCCGTCCTGCCGCCTCTCCAGAGCAACCGCCTGGCCCTGCGGGAAAGCGCCGCCACCGTTCTCTATGGCCTGCAGGGCCGGATGTGA
- a CDS encoding glycosyltransferase family 2 protein: protein MPDRPLDLTVAIPVRNEESNLATCLQAIGTDFARQVVVIDSASTDATVAVARSHGAEVVHFDWDGRFPKKRNWFLRHHSPPTAWVLFLDADEILLPAVKREIAEALPHSPHQGYRLTYTNYFLGRRLRGGYPLHKLALFRVGEVEYERIEEDAWSQCDMEVHEHPIVSGSIGFIRHQIDHRDLRGIDSYMRKHNEYAAWEAHRLRASRRDPEAVRTWSRNQRLKYRLVTTPWGGLVFFFGSFFLMGGWRDGSVGFAFAVLKSAYFVQIACRYRELQQPQRLQG, encoded by the coding sequence GTGCCTGATCGCCCCCTGGACCTCACCGTCGCCATCCCCGTGCGAAACGAGGAAAGCAACCTCGCCACATGCCTGCAGGCCATCGGCACCGACTTCGCCCGCCAGGTGGTGGTGATCGATTCGGCCAGCACTGACGCCACGGTTGCCGTGGCCCGCAGCCATGGTGCGGAGGTCGTCCATTTCGACTGGGACGGCCGTTTCCCCAAGAAGCGCAACTGGTTCCTGCGCCATCACAGCCCGCCAACCGCCTGGGTGCTGTTTCTCGATGCCGATGAAATCCTTTTGCCGGCGGTGAAGCGGGAGATTGCGGAAGCTCTCCCCCACAGCCCCCACCAGGGCTACCGGCTCACCTACACCAACTACTTCCTGGGCCGCCGCCTGCGCGGTGGCTACCCCCTGCACAAGTTGGCGCTCTTCCGTGTGGGAGAGGTGGAGTACGAACGCATCGAGGAGGACGCCTGGTCTCAGTGCGACATGGAGGTGCATGAACATCCGATCGTCAGCGGTTCCATCGGCTTCATTCGCCACCAGATCGACCACCGCGACCTGCGCGGCATCGATTCCTACATGCGCAAGCACAACGAATACGCCGCCTGGGAAGCCCACCGCCTGCGCGCCTCCCGGCGCGACCCTGAGGCCGTGCGCACCTGGAGCCGCAACCAGCGGCTCAAGTACCGCCTGGTTACCACGCCCTGGGGAGGGCTGGTGTTCTTCTTCGGCAGCTTTTTTCTGATGGGCGGCTGGCGGGATGGCTCCGTCGGCTTTGCCTTCGCCGTGCTCAAATCCGCCTATTTCGTCCAGATCGCCTGCCGCTACCGGGAGCTGCAGCAGCCCCAGCGTTTGCAAGGCTGA